In Cyanobacteria bacterium GSL.Bin1, one DNA window encodes the following:
- a CDS encoding class I fructose-bisphosphate aldolase, which produces MTSTLAMPTSQIESYLGDEAESLLNHQPKVSKEMLHLPGLDVVDRIFAYSDRHPQVLRNLQQIYGTGRLANTGYLSILPVDQGIEHSGGASFAPNPIYFDPENIIKLALEGGCNAVATTLGNLGNLSRKYAYRIPFIVKLNHNELLTYPNHHDQIMFAAVDQAWDLGAAAVGATIYFGSEESNRQIQEVSRAFAYAHELGMATVLWCYLRNSAFKQDQDYHLAADLTGQANHMGVTIEADLIKQKLPQNNRGYEAVANATGEKYGRTHEGVYSDLTSEHPIDLARYQVLNCYAGRVGLINSGGSSGKNDFAEATRTAVINKRAGGCGLISGRKTFQRPFEEGVKLFHTIQDVYLCSEVTVA; this is translated from the coding sequence ATGACATCCACTCTTGCCATGCCCACCAGCCAAATTGAGTCTTATTTGGGAGATGAAGCCGAGAGCTTACTGAATCATCAGCCGAAAGTATCTAAAGAAATGCTGCACCTGCCGGGGCTAGATGTCGTGGATCGCATCTTTGCTTACAGCGATCGCCATCCGCAGGTTTTGCGGAATTTGCAGCAGATTTATGGCACGGGACGTTTGGCGAACACCGGCTATCTCTCCATTTTGCCAGTGGATCAGGGCATTGAGCATTCTGGCGGTGCTTCTTTTGCCCCCAACCCCATTTATTTCGATCCGGAGAACATTATTAAATTAGCCCTAGAAGGCGGTTGTAATGCTGTCGCGACCACTTTAGGCAATCTCGGCAACCTATCGCGCAAATATGCCTACCGTATTCCCTTTATTGTTAAATTAAACCATAATGAATTATTAACCTATCCCAACCACCACGATCAAATCATGTTCGCCGCCGTTGATCAGGCTTGGGATTTAGGCGCAGCAGCCGTTGGCGCCACCATTTATTTTGGTTCTGAGGAGTCTAACCGTCAAATTCAAGAAGTGAGCCGGGCTTTTGCCTATGCCCACGAACTGGGAATGGCAACGGTTCTCTGGTGCTATCTTCGCAACAGTGCTTTCAAACAAGATCAAGACTATCATCTGGCTGCCGATTTGACTGGTCAAGCCAACCACATGGGAGTGACCATCGAAGCTGACTTAATCAAGCAGAAACTCCCGCAAAACAATCGCGGTTACGAAGCCGTGGCCAACGCGACAGGCGAAAAATACGGTCGGACTCACGAAGGGGTTTACAGCGATCTGACCTCAGAGCATCCCATTGACTTAGCCCGTTATCAAGTGCTCAATTGCTATGCCGGTCGCGTCGGTTTAATCAACTCCGGCGGTTCTTCCGGTAAAAACGACTTTGCCGAAGCGACTCGCACGGCTGTCATCAATAAACGCGCTGGGGGATGCGGTTTAATCTCCGGTCGCAAAACCTTCCAGCGTCCTTTTGAAGAAGGGGTCAAACTCTTCCACACCATCCAAGATGTTTACCTCTGTTCGGAAGTAACGGTCGCGTGA